The following are encoded in a window of Massilia sp. R2A-15 genomic DNA:
- the selD gene encoding selenide, water dikinase SelD translates to MSTSDQPIKLTSFSHGGGCGCKIAPGVLSEILKNSTGFPVPKELMVGIETADDAAVYKLNDEQALIATTDFFMPIVDDPFDFGRIAATNAISDVYAMGGTPIMALALVGMPVNKLPLETIGQVIRGGESICAEAGIPIAGGHTIDSVEPIYGLVVLGLVHPSKVKRNADSKDGDVLILGKPLGVGVLSAALKKDVLGAEGYAAMIENTTKLNKPGKALAEMEGVHALTDVTGFGLLGHLLELARGAKLTAHLDMANIPLLPGVEQLAHDGFFTGASGRNWDAYGKEVELAAGITPAQQALLTDPQTSGGLLVACDAGSVDEVLALFAKDGFAHAAVIGKMHAGAPKVTVS, encoded by the coding sequence ATGAGCACTAGCGACCAGCCAATCAAACTCACCTCCTTCTCGCACGGCGGCGGCTGCGGCTGCAAGATTGCGCCCGGCGTGCTGTCCGAGATCCTCAAGAATTCGACCGGCTTCCCGGTGCCGAAGGAACTGATGGTCGGCATCGAGACGGCCGACGACGCCGCGGTCTATAAACTCAACGACGAGCAGGCGCTGATCGCCACCACCGACTTCTTCATGCCGATCGTCGACGACCCGTTCGATTTCGGCCGCATCGCCGCCACCAACGCCATCTCCGACGTGTACGCAATGGGCGGCACGCCGATCATGGCGCTCGCACTGGTCGGCATGCCGGTCAACAAACTGCCGCTCGAGACCATCGGCCAGGTGATCCGCGGCGGCGAATCGATTTGCGCCGAAGCCGGCATCCCGATCGCCGGCGGCCACACCATCGACTCGGTCGAGCCGATCTACGGCCTGGTCGTGCTCGGCCTCGTGCACCCGTCGAAGGTCAAGCGCAATGCCGACTCGAAGGACGGCGATGTCCTCATCCTGGGCAAGCCGCTCGGCGTGGGCGTGCTGTCGGCGGCGCTGAAAAAAGACGTGCTGGGCGCAGAAGGCTACGCGGCCATGATCGAGAACACCACCAAGTTGAACAAGCCGGGCAAGGCGCTGGCCGAGATGGAAGGCGTGCACGCGCTGACCGACGTCACCGGCTTTGGCCTGCTGGGCCACCTGCTGGAACTGGCGCGCGGCGCCAAGCTGACGGCGCACCTGGACATGGCGAACATTCCGCTTCTGCCGGGTGTCGAGCAGCTGGCGCACGACGGCTTCTTCACCGGCGCATCGGGCCGCAACTGGGATGCGTACGGCAAGGAAGTCGAGCTGGCAGCGGGCATCACGCCGGCGCAGCAGGCCTTGCTGACCGATCCGCAGACCTCGGGCGGCTTGCTGGTGGCGTGCGATGCGGGCAGCGTGGACGAAGTGCTGGCGCTGTTCGCGAAAGATGGATTTGCTCACGCCGCGGTGATCGGCAAGATGCACGCGGGCGCGCCGAAAGTCACCGTTTCCTGA
- the senB gene encoding selenoneine biosynthesis selenosugar synthase SenB, with protein sequence MASKRVTIVSPARAQQNNGNWQTARRWALFLRERYDVDIVLEWSAALPAPDLLIALHARRSASSLAAFAQAHPDRPTALVLTGTDLYRDIATDRSAQQSLKSATALVLLQDAGLALLPPAMRGKARVIYQSAPALAPYPHPSSRRAYSISMIGHLREEKDPRTFIAAAALVRNPKARMIHIGGALDPALGAAAEAAQASNPRYRWLGNLAHAATRQRLKRSHAMVIASRMEGGANVIIEAVTSGVPVLASDISGNRGMLGDDYEGYFAPGDAAALAALIDRSIDDPAFYRRLRDQCDARAALFAPAAEQAAVLGLVDNLLDTHQ encoded by the coding sequence GTGGCATCGAAACGCGTGACGATCGTGAGCCCTGCCCGGGCGCAGCAAAACAACGGCAACTGGCAGACCGCGCGCCGCTGGGCCCTGTTCCTGCGCGAGCGCTACGATGTCGACATCGTGCTCGAATGGAGCGCCGCCCTGCCCGCGCCCGACCTCCTGATCGCGCTGCATGCGCGCCGCTCGGCCTCCTCACTGGCCGCGTTCGCGCAAGCGCATCCGGACCGGCCCACCGCGCTGGTGCTGACCGGCACCGACCTGTATCGCGACATCGCCACCGACCGCTCCGCGCAGCAATCACTCAAGAGCGCGACTGCGCTGGTGCTGCTGCAGGACGCCGGACTGGCGCTGCTGCCGCCGGCCATGCGCGGCAAGGCGCGCGTCATCTACCAGTCCGCGCCGGCCCTTGCGCCCTACCCGCATCCCTCATCGCGCCGCGCCTATTCGATTTCGATGATCGGCCACCTGCGCGAGGAAAAGGATCCACGCACCTTCATCGCAGCGGCCGCGCTGGTGCGCAATCCGAAGGCGCGCATGATCCACATCGGCGGCGCGCTCGATCCCGCATTGGGCGCGGCGGCCGAAGCGGCGCAGGCGTCCAATCCGCGCTACCGCTGGCTCGGCAACCTGGCGCACGCCGCCACGCGCCAGCGCCTCAAGCGCAGCCACGCGATGGTGATCGCCTCGCGCATGGAAGGCGGCGCCAACGTCATCATCGAAGCGGTGACGTCGGGCGTGCCGGTGCTGGCCTCCGACATCAGCGGCAACCGCGGCATGCTGGGCGACGATTACGAAGGCTATTTCGCGCCTGGCGACGCCGCCGCGCTGGCCGCGCTGATCGACCGCAGCATCGACGATCCGGCCTTTTACCGGCGCCTGCGCGACCAATGCGACGCGCGCGCCGCCTTGTTTGCGCCGGCCGCGGAGCAAGCGGCGGTGCTCGGTTTAGTGGATAATCTGCTCGATACGCACCAATAA
- the senA gene encoding selenoneine synthase SenA, whose product MSSINASFRHARPQQLAEALQAARNYTLSLFDCLAAAGMDTLSRVPHIATINPPLWELGHIAWFAEWFILREAMSTHPAAAERHSLLMRGDDWFDSKTVPHRTRWTLDLPSPGGVKTYCHEVLDRVLDKLTREAATDAALYPYRLALAHEDMHGEALLYTMQTLGIPAPAHLTHDEAASSPSSSIRYPGGTIVLGGAQEGGFVFDNEKPPMQIYVAPFEIDAGLVTNAQYAEFIADGGYQDGRFWSKAGSAWLMQQERSSPRYWQRDGDQWRTMRFGRLSTLAPSEPVRHVSLFEAQAYCMWAGRRLPTEAEWEFAAISGQPGFRWGQLWEWTASPFEPHPGFTPDRYGEYSEPWFMTHQVLRGASFATPSRFGSARFRNFYLPDRDDMFAGLRTCAY is encoded by the coding sequence ATGAGTTCAATCAATGCGTCATTCCGGCACGCCAGGCCGCAGCAACTGGCCGAAGCGCTCCAGGCTGCGCGAAATTATACGCTGAGCCTGTTCGACTGCCTGGCCGCCGCCGGCATGGACACGCTGTCGCGCGTGCCGCACATCGCCACCATCAATCCGCCGCTGTGGGAGCTTGGCCACATCGCCTGGTTCGCCGAGTGGTTCATCCTGCGCGAGGCGATGTCCACCCATCCCGCGGCGGCGGAGCGCCATTCGCTGCTGATGCGCGGCGACGACTGGTTCGATTCGAAGACTGTGCCGCACCGCACGCGCTGGACGCTGGACCTGCCGTCGCCGGGCGGGGTGAAGACCTACTGCCACGAGGTGCTCGACCGCGTGCTCGACAAGCTCACGCGCGAAGCGGCTACCGACGCCGCGCTGTATCCGTACCGGCTGGCGCTGGCGCACGAGGACATGCACGGCGAGGCCTTGCTGTACACGATGCAGACGCTGGGCATCCCGGCGCCGGCGCATCTGACGCATGACGAGGCGGCCAGCTCGCCGTCGTCCAGCATCCGCTACCCGGGCGGGACCATCGTGCTGGGCGGCGCGCAGGAGGGCGGCTTCGTGTTCGACAACGAAAAGCCGCCAATGCAGATCTACGTGGCGCCGTTCGAGATCGATGCGGGGCTGGTGACCAACGCCCAGTACGCGGAGTTCATCGCCGACGGCGGCTACCAGGACGGCCGCTTCTGGAGCAAGGCGGGCAGCGCGTGGCTGATGCAGCAGGAGCGCTCGTCGCCGCGCTACTGGCAGCGCGACGGCGACCAGTGGCGCACGATGCGCTTCGGGCGGCTGTCGACGCTGGCGCCGTCCGAACCGGTGCGGCACGTGTCGCTGTTCGAGGCGCAGGCGTACTGCATGTGGGCCGGCCGGCGCCTGCCGACCGAAGCGGAATGGGAGTTCGCGGCCATCTCCGGGCAGCCCGGATTCCGCTGGGGCCAGCTGTGGGAGTGGACGGCGTCGCCGTTCGAGCCGCACCCGGGCTTCACTCCCGACCGCTACGGCGAATATTCCGAGCCGTGGTTCATGACCCACCAGGTGCTGCGCGGCGCCTCGTTCGCCACCCCGTCGCGCTTCGGATCGGCGCGTTTCCGCAACTTCTACCTGCCCGATCGCGACGACATGTTTGCCGGCCTCAGAACCTGTGCTTATTAA
- a CDS encoding SLC13 family permease, which translates to MPIHTHPLRTLIDSLRRDTFFLILLAGLAVLAIATRRPLGDYPALVDWPTIGALAGLLALTKGLEMSGAIGWLGHRLVGAMASERKAALSLVAASALLSTVLTNDVALFVVVPLTLGVCRIAALPATRLIVFEALAVNAGSALTPIGNPQNLFIWQQSQVPFAQFVLHMLPLVLPMMAALLALTALAFRSRPIAASAEHRRRQIDRRLLGVSLALYIPFLAAADMHHAGWAVLAVLATFLVLRARVLAQLDWGLLLVFVLMFIDLRLLAGLEPVRDAMHGFGLDQPKHLYLAGIAASQLVSNVPAAIALAEYSRDWRVIAYAVSVGGFGFMAGSLANLIALRMSGDRKAWIGFHAWSVPFLGFAAALGYALLFWLD; encoded by the coding sequence ATGCCCATTCACACCCATCCATTGCGCACCCTCATCGATTCGCTGCGCCGCGACACCTTCTTCCTGATCCTGCTTGCCGGACTGGCCGTGCTGGCGATCGCCACGCGCCGGCCACTTGGCGATTACCCGGCGCTGGTGGACTGGCCCACCATCGGCGCCCTGGCCGGCCTGCTGGCGCTGACCAAGGGGCTGGAAATGAGCGGCGCGATCGGCTGGCTCGGACACCGGCTGGTCGGCGCGATGGCCAGCGAGCGCAAGGCCGCACTGTCCCTGGTCGCCGCGTCGGCGCTGTTGTCGACCGTGCTCACCAACGATGTCGCCCTGTTCGTGGTCGTCCCGCTGACGCTGGGCGTGTGCCGCATCGCCGCGCTGCCGGCGACGCGGCTGATCGTGTTCGAAGCGCTGGCCGTGAACGCCGGCTCCGCGCTGACGCCGATCGGCAATCCGCAGAACCTCTTCATCTGGCAGCAATCGCAGGTACCGTTCGCGCAGTTCGTGCTGCACATGCTGCCGCTGGTGCTGCCAATGATGGCCGCCCTGCTCGCGCTCACCGCGCTGGCGTTCCGCAGCCGCCCCATTGCGGCAAGCGCAGAACACCGGCGCCGTCAGATCGACCGGCGCCTGCTCGGGGTTTCGCTGGCGCTCTACATCCCCTTCCTGGCCGCGGCCGACATGCACCACGCCGGCTGGGCCGTGCTGGCGGTGCTGGCGACCTTCCTCGTGCTGCGCGCGCGCGTGCTGGCCCAGCTCGACTGGGGACTGCTGCTGGTATTCGTATTGATGTTCATCGACCTGCGCCTGCTGGCCGGCCTGGAACCGGTGCGCGATGCGATGCACGGCTTCGGGCTGGATCAGCCGAAGCACCTCTACCTGGCTGGCATCGCGGCCTCGCAGCTGGTCTCCAATGTACCGGCGGCGATCGCGCTGGCGGAATATTCACGCGACTGGCGCGTGATCGCCTACGCCGTCAGTGTCGGCGGCTTCGGCTTCATGGCGGGATCGCTGGCGAACCTGATTGCGCTGCGCATGAGCGGCGACCGCAAGGCGTGGATTGGCTTCCACGCCTGGTCGGTTCCGTTCCTGGGCTTCGCGGCAGCGCTGGGATATGCGCTGCTGTTCTGGCTGGACTAG
- a CDS encoding TIGR03118 family protein: protein MDTQRKVVALFKAGLVGAAISAGVVSCGGGSHHDNMPPPIVSTKFATTNLVSDGTPAAPHTDANLVNAWGIAFNPTGFVWVADNGTNKSTLYDGNGVPQTLVVAIPPGAAGDASPTGIVFNGSQDFKVTQNGVTGASAFIFAGEGGTIAGWSPAVNRTNAVTAVDTGANGALYKGLAIASYAGANYIYAADFRNNAVDVYNASYTKVTLPGSFRDPSLPTGYAPFGIQAIGDRIYVAFAKQTAGSNDETKGAGLGAIDVFDTSGVLIKRLVSDGALNAPWGMAMAPSNFGTFSGKLLVANFGDGKINAYDPASGKFEGALSKMDGTPIVIDGLWGITFGNGVNSQPTNTLFFTAGPSDEEHGLYGRIDMQ from the coding sequence ATGGATACCCAACGCAAGGTAGTAGCATTGTTCAAAGCGGGCCTGGTAGGCGCCGCAATCTCCGCGGGCGTGGTTTCCTGCGGCGGCGGCAGCCATCACGACAATATGCCGCCGCCCATCGTCTCGACCAAATTCGCCACCACCAACCTCGTCTCGGACGGCACGCCGGCCGCGCCGCACACCGACGCCAACCTGGTCAACGCCTGGGGCATCGCCTTCAACCCGACCGGCTTCGTCTGGGTTGCCGACAACGGCACCAACAAATCGACGCTGTACGACGGCAACGGCGTGCCGCAGACGCTGGTGGTGGCGATTCCGCCGGGGGCCGCAGGCGACGCCTCCCCGACCGGCATCGTGTTCAACGGCAGCCAGGACTTCAAGGTCACCCAAAACGGCGTGACTGGCGCCAGCGCCTTCATCTTCGCCGGCGAAGGCGGCACCATCGCTGGCTGGTCGCCGGCGGTCAACCGCACCAACGCAGTCACCGCGGTGGACACGGGCGCCAACGGCGCGCTGTACAAGGGCCTGGCGATCGCCAGCTACGCCGGCGCAAACTACATCTACGCCGCCGACTTCCGCAACAACGCCGTCGACGTCTACAACGCCAGCTATACCAAGGTGACGCTGCCGGGCAGCTTCCGCGACCCGTCGCTGCCGACTGGCTATGCCCCGTTCGGCATCCAGGCCATCGGCGACCGCATCTACGTCGCGTTTGCGAAGCAGACGGCCGGCAGCAATGATGAAACCAAGGGCGCGGGACTGGGCGCGATCGACGTGTTCGATACATCCGGCGTTTTGATTAAGCGGCTGGTATCGGACGGCGCCCTGAATGCGCCGTGGGGCATGGCGATGGCGCCGTCCAATTTCGGCACCTTCAGCGGCAAGCTGCTGGTGGCGAACTTCGGCGACGGCAAAATCAACGCCTACGATCCGGCGAGCGGCAAGTTCGAGGGCGCGCTAAGCAAGATGGACGGCACGCCGATCGTGATCGACGGCCTGTGGGGGATCACATTCGGCAACGGCGTCAATTCCCAGCCAACGAACACGCTGTTCTTCACGGCCGGTCCGTCGGACGAGGAGCACGGCCTGTACGGCCGGATCGACATGCAGTGA
- a CDS encoding TorF family putative porin, translated as MYLNRRDESQYTLAAILCCMAPAAHAQTSATVALTSEYSVRGVSLSDGRPAPQVGLAWDGAEGWYAGAYAAPRLVLGERSGVTSLAAYGGYAWRVRSGLAWEAGASSTAFLNAAEYNYREVYAGVMTDHLAARVYFSPAYYGYGGRSAYAELNGFYPLRERFKLIGHAGVLRGRGSPDRYDLRLAIGADIGDINVQLAWLHRTSIGALRSPRSIALSASYSF; from the coding sequence ATGTACCTCAATCGCCGCGATGAAAGTCAGTACACCCTAGCCGCCATCCTTTGCTGCATGGCGCCGGCGGCGCACGCGCAAACCAGCGCCACCGTGGCGCTGACATCGGAATACAGCGTACGCGGCGTGTCCTTAAGCGACGGCCGGCCCGCGCCGCAAGTCGGGCTGGCGTGGGATGGCGCAGAGGGCTGGTACGCCGGCGCCTATGCCGCGCCGCGGCTGGTGCTGGGCGAGCGTTCGGGCGTGACCTCGCTGGCCGCTTACGGCGGCTACGCGTGGCGCGTGCGCTCGGGCCTGGCCTGGGAGGCAGGCGCCAGCAGCACCGCTTTCCTGAACGCGGCGGAATACAACTATCGCGAAGTATATGCGGGCGTGATGACCGACCACCTGGCGGCGCGCGTCTATTTTTCGCCGGCCTACTACGGCTATGGCGGGCGCAGCGCCTACGCGGAGCTGAACGGGTTTTATCCCTTGCGCGAACGGTTCAAGCTGATCGGCCACGCGGGGGTGCTGCGCGGCCGCGGAAGCCCCGACCGCTACGACCTTCGGCTGGCAATCGGCGCCGACATCGGCGACATCAATGTGCAGCTGGCGTGGCTGCACCGCACCAGTATCGGCGCGCTGCGTTCGCCGCGCTCGATTGCGCTCAGCGCCTCCTATTCGTTCTGA
- a CDS encoding S8 family serine peptidase, whose protein sequence is MLAVLLASPLPAPADSQPEAAASRQVLVMLRLPPQHYHPDAAYAGRYPNDSGRAARRRSAQELAQSHGLRLVDDWPMPVIGVDCFVMEQTGDAPLEPTVQALARDPRVMWAQTMQTFRGLDGGDPLYPVQPAAKYWHLNELHKASTGRNVRVAVIDSGIDGAHPDLAGQFQLRENFVDGSPDGAEAHGTAVAGIIAARAGNGVGIAGVAPDARVLALRACWPDGAGATRCNSFTLAKAINFAIMNGAHIVNLSLTGPPDQLLGALLDAAAARGMAVVGAVDPGRPDGGFPASWPGVIAVSATAGPLRAPGADIPTTAPGARWSFVSGPSYAAAHVSGLAALLTQLQPGASPAQLRRDILTAHTAAISTGASAQAGNIDACASIARITGACVCSCTSIAAMKVSTP, encoded by the coding sequence ATGCTGGCCGTGCTGTTAGCCAGCCCGCTCCCCGCCCCCGCGGATTCTCAGCCCGAAGCCGCGGCCTCGCGCCAGGTGCTGGTGATGCTGCGCCTGCCGCCCCAGCACTACCATCCCGACGCCGCCTACGCCGGCCGCTACCCCAACGACAGCGGCCGTGCCGCGCGCCGCCGCAGCGCCCAGGAACTGGCGCAAAGCCACGGCCTGAGGCTGGTCGACGACTGGCCGATGCCGGTGATCGGCGTCGACTGCTTCGTCATGGAGCAAACCGGCGACGCCCCGCTCGAGCCCACCGTGCAGGCGCTCGCGCGCGACCCGCGCGTGATGTGGGCGCAGACGATGCAAACCTTCCGCGGCCTGGACGGGGGCGATCCCCTGTACCCGGTGCAGCCGGCCGCCAAATACTGGCACCTGAACGAACTGCACAAGGCCAGCACCGGCCGCAACGTGCGCGTCGCGGTGATCGACAGCGGCATCGACGGCGCCCACCCCGACCTGGCCGGACAGTTCCAGCTGCGCGAGAATTTTGTCGATGGCTCGCCCGATGGCGCCGAGGCCCACGGCACCGCCGTCGCCGGCATCATCGCGGCGCGCGCCGGCAACGGCGTCGGCATCGCCGGGGTGGCGCCGGATGCGCGCGTGCTCGCCCTGCGCGCCTGCTGGCCCGACGGCGCAGGCGCCACGCGCTGCAACAGCTTCACGCTGGCCAAGGCGATCAATTTCGCGATCATGAATGGCGCCCACATCGTCAACCTGAGCCTGACCGGCCCGCCCGACCAGTTGCTGGGCGCCCTGCTCGACGCCGCCGCGGCGCGCGGCATGGCGGTGGTCGGCGCCGTCGATCCGGGACGTCCGGACGGCGGCTTTCCCGCGTCATGGCCCGGCGTGATCGCCGTGTCCGCAACGGCCGGGCCGCTGCGCGCGCCGGGCGCCGACATCCCGACGACCGCGCCGGGTGCGCGCTGGAGTTTCGTCAGCGGGCCGTCGTACGCCGCGGCGCACGTCAGCGGCCTGGCGGCGTTGCTGACGCAGCTGCAGCCCGGCGCTTCGCCGGCGCAACTGCGGCGCGACATCCTCACCGCACACACCGCAGCCATATCGACCGGCGCGTCGGCGCAAGCTGGTAACATCGACGCATGCGCGAGCATCGCGCGCATTACCGGAGCATGCGTTTGTTCATGTACCTCAATCGCCGCGATGAAAGTCAGTACACCCTAG
- a CDS encoding zf-HC2 domain-containing protein produces MTTHQYAQPMLPWLLAGTLDDADLAAVEQHVAGCAQCQADLAWQRQLRAASAPPASGCDADRALAALLPRLGAQAPRVGMLARWRNAVAANDAWLRWAAGAQLAVIAALSLLLLRPAADTDYRALGAAPPSGSVVVTFRPDTPEREIRRILQANNARVVDGPTVTDAYVLALPATKTAAAIKRLRAEPAVTLAQPLTAGDHP; encoded by the coding sequence ATGACGACGCACCAATACGCCCAGCCCATGCTGCCCTGGCTGCTGGCCGGCACCCTGGACGACGCCGACCTGGCCGCCGTCGAACAGCACGTCGCCGGCTGCGCGCAATGCCAGGCCGACCTGGCGTGGCAGCGCCAGTTGCGCGCCGCGTCGGCGCCGCCGGCCAGCGGCTGCGACGCCGACCGCGCACTGGCCGCGCTGCTGCCACGCCTCGGTGCACAGGCGCCGCGGGTCGGCATGCTGGCGCGCTGGCGCAATGCCGTCGCGGCCAACGATGCCTGGCTGCGCTGGGCCGCCGGCGCACAGCTGGCCGTGATCGCGGCATTGTCGCTGCTGCTGTTGCGGCCTGCGGCCGACACGGACTACCGCGCGCTCGGCGCCGCGCCGCCGTCGGGCAGCGTCGTCGTCACCTTCCGGCCCGACACGCCGGAACGCGAAATCCGCCGCATCCTGCAGGCGAACAATGCGCGCGTGGTGGACGGGCCCACCGTGACCGACGCGTATGTCCTCGCGCTGCCCGCAACGAAAACGGCGGCTGCCATCAAGCGCCTGCGCGCGGAGCCGGCCGTGACGCTGGCGCAGCCGCTGACCGCCGGAGATCACCCGTGA
- a CDS encoding RNA polymerase sigma factor, with product MHGSVDASDARLVGQVAAGDRQAFERLYRGYFPRLTRFLNGMTRSVPLIEEIVNDTMLVVWQKAHSYDGSCKVSTWIFAIAYRKACKAIKGLDDPVDTDPDQFEGDICFDPVHELDQHRLQRAIGAALEDLPPAQRAVVQLTYHHDMGYADIAAVMDCPVNTVKTRMFHARRRLRKLLADQLEEGS from the coding sequence ATGCACGGCAGCGTGGATGCGAGCGACGCCCGGCTGGTCGGCCAGGTGGCCGCCGGCGACCGGCAGGCATTCGAGCGCCTGTACCGCGGCTATTTTCCGCGCCTGACCCGCTTCCTGAACGGCATGACGCGCAGCGTGCCGCTGATCGAGGAAATCGTCAACGACACGATGCTGGTGGTCTGGCAAAAGGCGCACAGCTACGATGGCAGCTGCAAGGTCTCGACCTGGATTTTCGCGATCGCCTACCGCAAGGCGTGCAAGGCGATCAAGGGACTCGACGATCCGGTCGACACCGATCCCGACCAGTTCGAGGGCGACATCTGCTTCGACCCGGTGCACGAACTGGACCAGCACCGCCTGCAGCGCGCAATCGGCGCCGCGCTGGAGGATTTGCCGCCGGCCCAGCGCGCCGTGGTGCAGCTGACCTATCACCACGACATGGGCTACGCCGACATCGCCGCCGTGATGGATTGCCCTGTCAATACGGTAAAGACGCGGATGTTCCACGCGCGCCGCCGACTCAGGAAGCTGCTGGCGGACCAACTGGAGGAAGGATCATGA